One Nonomuraea angiospora DNA segment encodes these proteins:
- a CDS encoding Zn-dependent alcohol dehydrogenase, translating to MRAAILHAVGNDKLDIRDDVTLAPVGPADVRVRIRATGVCHSDLSAMTGVLPQPVPLVLGHEGAGEVVEVGEHVTSLKPGDHVVINWRPGCQECDLCLGGQPYLCIKYVVEAFSKGNFRFGGDSATAYGMAGCGTWAEEIVVPWQGAIKIDEDVSWEAAALIGCGITTGVGAAINTAKVRPGSTVAVIGCGGVGLSVIQGARLSGARTILAVDPLESKHELAKKVGATHAVTPEQVPDALNELTAGAGFDYGFEVVGKAATIQSAWQITRQGGDVVVVGAGAVDDMVSISAFSLLFEGKNLLSSLYGEADVRHAFPYFAKLHKAGKLDLESMISARIRLSDLNDAVAALRGGEVLRQIVVMD from the coding sequence ATGCGCGCCGCGATCCTGCACGCCGTAGGCAACGACAAGCTGGACATCCGCGACGACGTCACCCTGGCCCCCGTCGGGCCCGCGGACGTACGCGTACGGATCAGGGCGACGGGCGTCTGCCACTCGGACCTGTCGGCCATGACCGGCGTACTGCCGCAGCCCGTGCCGCTGGTGCTCGGGCACGAGGGCGCGGGCGAGGTGGTCGAGGTGGGCGAGCACGTCACCTCGCTCAAGCCGGGCGACCACGTGGTCATCAACTGGCGTCCCGGCTGCCAGGAGTGCGACCTGTGCCTGGGCGGCCAGCCGTACCTGTGCATCAAGTACGTGGTCGAGGCGTTCAGCAAGGGCAACTTCCGGTTCGGCGGCGACTCGGCGACGGCGTACGGGATGGCCGGCTGCGGCACCTGGGCCGAGGAGATCGTCGTGCCGTGGCAGGGCGCGATCAAGATCGACGAAGACGTGTCGTGGGAGGCGGCGGCCCTGATCGGCTGCGGCATCACGACCGGCGTGGGCGCCGCGATCAACACCGCGAAGGTCCGCCCCGGCTCCACGGTCGCGGTGATCGGCTGCGGCGGCGTCGGCCTGTCGGTCATCCAGGGCGCCCGCCTCTCCGGCGCCCGCACGATCCTCGCGGTCGACCCCCTGGAGTCCAAGCACGAGCTGGCCAAGAAGGTCGGCGCCACGCACGCCGTCACCCCCGAGCAGGTCCCCGACGCCCTGAACGAGCTCACCGCCGGCGCCGGCTTCGACTACGGCTTCGAGGTGGTCGGCAAGGCGGCCACCATCCAGAGCGCCTGGCAGATCACCCGGCAGGGCGGCGACGTCGTCGTGGTCGGGGCGGGCGCGGTGGACGACATGGTGTCGATCTCGGCGTTCAGCCTGCTGTTCGAGGGCAAGAACCTGCTGTCCAGCCTGTACGGGGAGGCGGACGTGCGCCACGCCTTCCCCTACTTCGCCAAGCTCCACAAGGCCGGCAAGCTGGACCTGGAGTCGATGATCAGCGCCCGCATCCGCCTGTCGGACCTGAACGACGCGGTGGCCGCGCTGCGGGGCGGCGAGGTCCTCCGCCAGATCGTCGTCATGGACTGA